A window of the Lactuca sativa cultivar Salinas chromosome 5, Lsat_Salinas_v11, whole genome shotgun sequence genome harbors these coding sequences:
- the LOC111900795 gene encoding F-box protein At5g49610: MMMAMRTKLCSNNISRNTKELFWYDIRNFPDSLLIEILARLPVKSIFSFKSVCKHWQTLISHPSFCRFYYSILNSSSRPLRILYRYTWLPNFKEFVNRLGTEIHSSSEFSVLFLSTPEEQLLYDQFRVLSMSNGLVLCCWRSPTPFDYYICDPLTRQWITLPRRGPKYHEFFKEGLITRVNEDHMLTSYIVVMLKLFESNYLNLEIFSSETGKWISYKLPCPIPIQLQGLSDGPFYCYGALHWEVSYDEGIDGLLAFDPDKDPKSVRLISLPNDRDLKSGRNYMGACQLCGESQGTLRYFEVAHGRKQFYLFSMWSMKDYEKGEWCCEFKVRRNDLHSNDLELSNWLLDGWFLPLSFHPLNPNVVYLICMDPRRIVSYNILNRRLYFDCKPIDHGQSVGSVIPFVLPTWPVLVPNARVKSNKEKVVEAITYYKNALALSTISLST; this comes from the exons ATGATGATGGCGATGAGAACCAAATTGTGCAGCAACAATATTTCCAGAAACACAAAAGAATTGTTTTGGTATGATATTCGAAACTTTCCTGATTCGTTGCTTATAGAAATTCTTGCTAGATTACCCGTGAAATCTATTTTTAGTTTTAAAAGTGTGTGCAAGCAttggcaaaccctaatttcccacCCTTCCTTCTGCCGATTCTATTACTCCATTCTCAATTCATCCTCGCGGCCTCTCAGAATCTTGTATAGGTACACTTGGCTACCGAACTTCAAGGAGTTTGTTAATCGTCTTGGTACTGAAATCCACAGTTCGTCCGAATTCTCTGTTCTTTTCCTTTCTACCCCTGAAGAACAATTACTATACGATCAGTTTAGGGTTTTATCTATGAGTAATGgtttggttttgtgttgctgGCGTTCGCCAACACCATTTGATTACTACATCTGTGATCCACTCACTCGACAATGGATCACTTTACCTAGACGTGGACCCAAGTATCACGAGTTCTTCAAGGAAGGGCTTATTACTAGGGTTAATGAAGATCATATGCTTACTAGTTATATAGTTGTGATGTTAAAACTTTTTGAATCGAATTATCTAAATTTAGAGATTTTTTCATCCGAAACGGGCAAATGGATCTCCTACAAGCTACCTTGCCCTATTCCTATCCAACTGCAGGGACTGTCCGATGGCCCATTCTATTGTTATGGGGCTCTCCATTGGGAAGTTAGTTATGATGAGGGGATTGATGGCCTGCTTGCGTTTGATCCTGACAAAGATCCAAAATCTGTTCGCCTAATTTCACTCCCAAATGACAGAGATCTCAAAAGTGGGCGTAACTACATGGGAGCTTGTCAATTATGTGGTGAGAGCCAAGGGACCCTTCGTTATTTTGAGGTGGCTCATGGTCGCAAGCAGTTCTATTTGTTCAGCATGTGGTCTATGAAGGATTATGAGAAAGGAGAATGGTGTTGTGAGTTTAAGGTGAGACGTAATGACCTTCATTCTAATGATCTGGAATTGAGTAATTGGTTGTTGGACGGATGGTTTCTTCCTTTATCGTTTCATCCGTTGAATCCAAATGTTGTGTATTTGATTTGCATGGATCCTCGGCGTATTGTGTCGTATAATATTCTGAATAGAAGGCTGTATTTTGATTGTAAACCGATTGACCACGGTCAAAGTGTTGGTTCTGTGATCCCATTTGTGTTACCTACATGGCCGGTGCTTGTTCCAAATGCCCGTGTTAAAAGCAACAAAGAGAAG GTTGTTGAAGCAATCACATATTACAAAAACGCCCTTGCACTCTCAACAATAAGCTTAAGTACCTAA